In Larimichthys crocea isolate SSNF chromosome XI, L_crocea_2.0, whole genome shotgun sequence, the sequence GTTTAAAGCATGAGGGAACTTTGCACATATTTGATACATACATGACATGAATGTATGTATCAAATATAATGGTAATCCATCTTACAGTTGTGGAGACATTTACTAAAAATCATGTCAAATGTCTACCTGTTagtggtgctagatgaaaagttagGAGATCACCAAAGTGACTATGAATGTACAGAATTTCTTGGCACTCCagccaaagtggtggaccaagTGACATTACTTTCTTTTCATCCAATTCTAACCTTCATCCTCCTTTAAATGTCCAAATTACCTCCTTTGACCTTGGTAGAGttatctgtttctgtctgtatcaATACACACTAAGTTCACATACAGTAATACTCCATAATTAATAACCAATGTCCTGTTTCCCCCTAATCCCAGTCAACAAGCCTGAAACAACTCACCTGGACGTTGAACAAGAGCAAAGCATGAAGAGCTCAGAATCAGAGCTTCCCTCACCACACACAGGCCATcaggagggaggtgaggaggaggaaggaggagaagaagagatgtACGAGGAAGGACAGGAAGtagaagtggaggaggaggaggacgacgacgagATGCCGCGTGAGGAGAcaccagaagaggaggaggtgaaggtggagtGGCCAACAGGAGTCCCCCAGGCTTCAGACAAAGACCTGGCCAAGCTGTCCCACACAGAGGGGGTAAGAATACACTTTGTGtctgttgatttttgtttgcttttatacttgatatttattattactagTGGAGATGAAGTAATAACTAAAAAGCATTTTGGTGAAACAGAATGTAATGTGGGTATGAGATGGATGTATAAAATAGAGCTGCTGATGAATATGGGAGGGTATAAATATCTTTTCCCACCCTGTATCTCTCTCttgatctttttcttctttccttcctgccttctttcctttctcctcaCCATCCACGCATCATCTCCTGCATGCATCTATCctaccttccttccttccttcctctcattGATCTCTGCTTTCACCGTCTGTTATACTTTCCATCTGCAGAAAGAAAGATTATTTGTTCAAGTTTTACTCTCTCTCACAGCTCTTTGTCTTTAGTGGGATACGCCCATGAATAATCTCTGAGGTCCCTAGGTTAGATCATCGCCATCTACTCTATGTTCAGAAACCTCCACCCATGTTCGCTGGTGTGGCCTGACGCTTGGGATTGTCTGCCCTGCCAAATGGGTTAGATTACTGAGCCAGGGCCTGAGCCAAGACATCATATTCTGCCTCAAACACTGCTGAAAGGGCTGGGTGGGGAGGTGGCTGGTTCTTCCTAGAGGTGGAGATTAAATCAGAGCTATTCCAAACAATTAGTACTGGCTGAGGGCGTAGCATTGATGGGGTCAGGATCATGGTAGTTATGTAATCCAGTGGAGGTTTAGTGGAGGGTGGGACCACTTTATTTTGCAAAGACAACAATAAAGTCACAATTTTATGAGGCTTTTAACCAAGCAAGTTTCTTCTCCTTTacagtcacaaaaacataatttgtgtCACTAGACAGCCAATTCAGAAAATACAGCAATGCTGAAAGCTGGAATAAATGAATGCCAGttagcaataaaaataaatgacaaaccTCTGTTCAAAAGCataacttaatttttttttggcttgtggTAGATATATATCATTATCAGCATATATTTTGGTTGTTAAGTaagcaatttaaaaatgtatcaagcCTGTCCTCCCAACAACTCAGTACATATCTTGACCACCCTTCTACCACCCATCAACTAATTTAAgggttcattttatttatgtaaaaataattcatttttgtcCTCAACTCAAGGGTATCCACATATCCAGTATAATCATTATAGCAATTAGTCCGGTATTTCCTCTCCTGGCATTCCTGACAGACACATGTGAAGCcacagtgtctctctctcaaaaacaaGCCCATTTAGTCTGATAGCTCGTTGCTCATTCAGTCCTCAGCAGGTCACTGTTTTGACCGGCTGAACAAAActgagcagcaggcagcagcattAGTTTATGGGCTGTATAATAGATCACTTTGTTGACAGTGAGATATGTGAGAAAGCCACACTGTGTCCTTTCAAACACAGTGGAATGAAGTCTTAGAGCACAATAAAGCGTTCAAAATATTTGAAAGACATGTCCTTCTGTTGTGGATGAGTCATTTTTTAGGATGTTTTGTGGCTTTGGACGTTTCCCTTAGTTCAGTTCTGTTTGCTGCATATCTGGCATGCCACCTGCTGGCTGGGAGATCATGAGTTACATGGCTCATATCTACTGCTAATGTTCATGTATTCATACCACTACCACTAACTCATAGCACCTTGTGCTTTAAAGATTGCTTAACAAAATGCTGTGTGTATTTGCCAGCTTCCTGTAAATGTGGCTTGATGTTGCATTAGATTTTTAGCCATGCTTGCAGCATAGCTTTAGGGATGACAATGTCGGTCTGTCAGTTGATCCACCACATTGGTCCAGaatgaaatatcttaacaactactggatggatgaCACTTcaaacagacattcatgatcccaagaggatgaatcataAAGATCCTCTGACTTAGTGTCAGCCCTCTAGTGCCAGTGGCAGGTTGAAACATTTGACTTTTACAGAAATATCtcaatatatatacatatatatttacaaatatcTATGatacccagaggatgaaccctaatgactttggtaattctctgacttttccttGCACTACCAGCAAGTCAGAAAATTCACCTTatctgtgaaatatctcaatatcAACATGACTTCTGTGAAATTTTGTAGAGACATTTGgatctccagaggatgaatcctgcaTATTTTTGTGATCCCTTCTAGTGCCACCTTAAGGTCTACATTAATGGTTTTCAGTGAAATGGCTCAACTAGAATTGGATGAATTGCCATGATATTTGGTTCAGTCATgatgacttttcctctagcgccatGACCAAATTGTATACAAACGACATTTCCATCATCTTCAGCTACACTTAGCattaaatgttaattagcaaatgttacaatgctaacatgctaagctaaacgGTGTACATGATAAACATCATGCATCAACATGGTAGCATGGGAAAGaaccacaggtcagattcgaatcctgggctgccgcggcaaggactgTAGCCTTTGtacaactgagctaaacaacactccatatttttgatgttttaaaaatttaattacACTGCTTTCtacaaaatgttacttttttgtGACACTTTTTCATCAGTGGCAAGAGCTGCACTATAGGAAATTAGTGTgaaaagctgtgaaataaaataaaataactataaaATCTACCTTGGATACTGTCCCAATCACCTTTATACTTTCTTTTCAGTTCTCACGTGGTTTATATCTGGACTGATCTGGAAAAACGTTTCTGCTCACACTCACAATTATTACTTGTTCTTACAGtttcaaaaaacaacaacaaaacatgcagtATTCCGCTTTAATGTCACAATTTCCACAGTGGTAACTCCAGAAAATTCAGATTTGACCAAGTCAAACATGATATACTAATGTATATCTACAGATTTGACAGACAGACCACTGCAATATTTAGCAAACAGTGGACCCACTGACCTCagtaaataacaataaactaTAAATTATGGCAGCAGATGAGACAGACAGCTGTAAAGATGGCTCTATTTCAGTAGTCAGCATATGATCGTGCTGTGTGGTTTGTTTAGAGATTATGATCGGGTCAAAAGACTTTCATTAGGCCGAGaggtgttttttaaactgtccTGCTAgaattatattattttcttctttcattatATTCAGTGGTGGGTCTGTAACGGAGCATTTAATTGTGACATATGGCATGAGTCTAAAAACTCTATGCTACCACAATGCTTGGTTTGACCGCCCATTCTGACAATAGGCTAAATGTTACTACGTATTAAACTATGGTTTATTACACCCTGGGCATTACTAAACATTTCTATTGGAAACCTTTATCACATTCTACAGATCATATCAGTTCTACTGATATGAAAAACGTGGTCCTTTTAACaacatttttcctgtttctgtgtctcctcaAGAGTTCATCTCCAGATGGTCTGGTCTCTATTCTGAAGAGGAGGCGAGCATCTCTAGATGGATTGCCTCCCCCAAACAACATTGTTACCAAACAAATCTCCAAGCGCAAAGTACGCTTCAGTGAGCCAGAGGACGGCACTGAGCAAGGTACAGTTTAACTCGTCTATAATGTAAACATTTCTGTCAAAATGTAGAGGAAACCTTTCAAGGTGGCAGTAGGTGGTGAAATCTGTGTGCTACAGACAACctgtcaaattattttgacaCCATAAAAAAGCAAATTACATTTGTCCATTATCTTTCTTGTAGATGACGTAGGTGGAGATTCCTGCCTGATCCTGTTGTTGCTCTGTCTGGTTACCGTGGTGATCAGCATAGGTGGAACCGCCCTGTACTGCACCCTGGTGGACACTTACTCCAACATTTGCACTGACTTCAGTCACAACGTCGACTTCTACATCACAAACGTACGGAGGTTCTTTGAAGGGCTTGGACACTGGCTGCCCCTCCGGACTTAGACTCTTTCATCTATATTCCAGACATTTGTACTGTAATGGGAAATGTCACAAAGAGAGTGAGGATGAGAAAGCTTGGCTCTCCAGTTTGGAGTCAACATGACAGGCATAAGCTTCAATTTCTTCTACAGTGACTGAAGCTTTGGAGTAATTTAACACACTAAGATTGATGATGAACCTCAGCCATCAGTCCAAGATTTATGAATAACTAAAGGGTGCTCAACGCAACACCAAACAGTAAAAACTCTTAAGACTCATTGCTCAAAAACTCTTGTTTACTACTGTTTGTGTGGATATTTCATCTTAGGCTGAACAGATACCACACACAAGTGTTCATTACTCCTAATAATATTTATGTTAACAGAAGAAGTAAGTTTATCTCTTACTAGTGTTCCTCTCATCTTTGTAGCAGTCGTAGCTGTCGATACATTTGTCTTTTGTTACAGAAGCTTGTCATTACGATCATTAGGATCGTTCAATGGGCCAAAtgatgattttctttcaaatttatGTTACCATTATCttttgcactgttaaacaaaGATCCTTGTGTTTCCCTCAATACAAGTTACTCTAAACATTCcttgtatcattttaaaaaagacggTTTAAAGAGAAGCATTGTACTGTCTGTGATACTGGTACAAAGTGCCCTATTAATAACAAAGCGTAGTATCATAAAACAGTCTGCATGAATGATGCTGTATGTGTAGTGTCCATAAGGAGTTTTAGCGCTTggtatgaaaaatgaaaaagtctaccagcttatgacaaaacacatttcagtgtcATCATGGTTTTCAGTTTGGATTACAGTAACTCAGGCACTTACCCTGTGTTTATACTTTTGGTGCTCAATGTTTTAATGCTTATCCTTTAAGTGTGTAACCCTAAAATTCCTGTTCAACATCTGGATTTATGATCAAATCTAGTCTCCTCCTGCAGCGTGCAAACAGCCACATCATGACAGTAAAAACTCAATGTGGAACAAAGTTACATTTGAATTGTGTTTGACAACAGAGCACGTTCAAAAACACAGATagtttaaatacaaaaattaaGATAAAGCACTCTGTTACTGTGaacaacattcattttaaatctttcttGAACGTACCAAATTGTCCTCTAGATGAGTCTTTGTTTATCTGCATTGGGAGCTTAACCTGTCTTTGTATCATTTTGTCCAAAAGCAGAGCTTTATGGTCCAAAAGTTGTGTTTCTTGTCGGGTACAAGTAACACAACAGAATACGCCTGTTAACACTACATTTCattgaaaaggagaaaatgaaatgtgatgagCATGTTCCTTTTTCCACTGCCTTGTACTgatgtttttacatatttcagatttttctctttcctcctgaaCTCCCAATGTTTTCAAAGTGATGGATGTTAGTTCTGTATTGTCACTGTGGATACAGCATCATGCAATCCACCTTTATATGTTTCAATATTTATGCTCAGTTGTGTCCATGAAggaatacaaaaacatattaaGTAACATCtgccagtgttttctttttttaagtttgtccAAATTTGAACTGTTGTTTGGTCTCTTTAAAGGCAATGTGTCCCatttctactactactaccactacgaagaagaggaagaggaagaagaagaagaagaagaagaagaagaagaagaagaagaagaagaagaagaagaagaagaagaagaagaagaagaagaagaagaagaagaagggtgataataataattgtcTTGTCCTTTTCTTAAAAAACCGCTGTGCCAGGTCACAGGACTCTACGTCTGACTCATATGTTTCgatcaaatgatcaaaaaagGATTGAGTCGCTCGTTTCTTctcttcattatttattttcaaaacgAACAACAAAAAATGCTCTCAAATTAAACATAAGGTCAAAAACTGTGTCGGTCCTCTCTCCTCGTGTTCACCTGTGGGTTCAAACAAAAAACCTCTTCCTTCTTCTAAacacgcctcctcctctctccacagctgACCTGAGCTAATAAATTAGTTAATCAAAagctaaatacataaacaattaATAAGTCCAAATGACTATTCTTATACCATATAATTCGTCTAAATTATagaataattaaacacaataaattggctccaacaacaataataatatattttttgctCTTATGATAAATGCTGACATGCTCACAATGCTCTGTTCATACTACACACATTCTCAGAGTGTAATACATAAACGTCGCCACTAGTTGTCAGTGGCCACAACAGATTCACCCAACGCTTCATCCATGACATTCATCATTACACTGTTGCAATAATgtcatatatcatatttaaCATTCACAAGACTTTATTTAAGGAAAACATTTAGGTTCATTTGTAGGCCACTGTTCCTTTAACATGTTTATAGTTGGATGAGCGAACACTAGATGTTGGATTTGGTCGCTGCTACGCtgcaacatttaataaatggtgGAATAACATACCAGTGGAATTATATCAATAGAAAATGAACAATATGATATAGTGTGaatatattaaaagaaataattacAAATTGTCCTGAATGGAAACAAGAAAAGTTAAACTGGAGCAGGGAGgaaattgtttaattaattaattaaatctaaataagATTAATTAACTATGACTATCATTTATGTAAATGGGTGCAGTATTAGTGTGTTCAAAGTACATTTTTTAGGCATCATTACAATGTCATGATTATATTGGAGCTCACCAGAAAAGAC encodes:
- the cnstb gene encoding consortin, connexin sorting protein b — translated: MGNKNIIPPKGPDSGTTQREEDVCTNSVTGCVSGDGPLGPSPELLASLQSLRENSDYTLLPQSLHQIAEAYSIKEDYQWAIQFLQLEKLYHERLLSNLAALQENWESQLREKKNTESSLPTETDGISQKHIETLSQICRTHLRPAISVEQTTLNTTPSDTESKNEMLQSCHDEVNKPETTHLDVEQEQSMKSSESELPSPHTGHQEGGEEEEGGEEEMYEEGQEVEVEEEEDDDEMPREETPEEEEVKVEWPTGVPQASDKDLAKLSHTEGSSSPDGLVSILKRRRASLDGLPPPNNIVTKQISKRKVRFSEPEDGTEQDDVGGDSCLILLLLCLVTVVISIGGTALYCTLVDTYSNICTDFSHNVDFYITNVRRFFEGLGHWLPLRT